A region from the Melanotaenia boesemani isolate fMelBoe1 chromosome 11, fMelBoe1.pri, whole genome shotgun sequence genome encodes:
- the atxn2 gene encoding ataxin-2 isoform X15, whose amino-acid sequence MSMKAGGNRSKPGGGNTAGATASGAGGSGGGRQNLGRGRHSGKGPMAVIFNGVYANMRMVHVLTSVVGTKCELRVKNGAIYEGVFKTYGPECDLVLDAAHRKSPEPSTGPRKEDIVESIIFKASDVVVVTFKDVDLNFARKVSSDTDNFTDAAVSGRINGEHKEKDLEPWDGGETHNSDSLESLDTDVSNGWDPNDMFKFNEEKYGVLSTYDSSLSTYTVPLERDNSEAFLKREARAAQLAEEIEASATYKARVALENDERTDEEKYTAVVRGERETHALSRENKYIPPGQRNRETMSWGPGRQNSPRLGQSSAGTSTPRQGPHDYSPSSGADQRVVNGGPPRMSPKSQRTPRSHRVPPSRISGIPPGVDLISHSAPGEVSATPPTRSSSSGGTWSSVVSGAHRPRSPRQNNVGGASPGSSSLSSPQTGTAPTETMATLTSASSPTAASPAPNMITSPSGDAKECRVQETRQTSPSANKENVKPLDSSPSISRPVCKGPPSMAPDHRKQIDNLKKFSVDFRLQSSSNPEPAFDQMMTKPVRDPAEKPKDLPLDKSTTVGRDSSENGVVVIAAGTPGAAPASSTTTANTSKPGSPAALSPSPSAPDQKRAGMDVTSQGVQTTATSTFSGPKHEEKEEKKEAVQDQVRKSTLNPNANEFKPRFNTQPKPANTPTPPRPQGQPSPSIVVQQPPAVYGQTVCFPQMYPLTPVSPGVQKSIIWKSPTMYQVPMPHMTVSQSKPYRPGKVPNMPQQRSDQHHPTGTPTMMHPATAAGPPIVATNPAYSAQYFTCSPQQFTSQPLVQQMPHYQSQLCVIQPQHVFSPVMQGSPRMMAPPTHGQPSLVSSSTTQYPEQTHTMYGPMPQQYPHPSATLHPHPQHPQPSATPTGQAQQSGPPQHGGPPSHPAASPVQHPQHPQAAAAAAAAAQALHLANQPPQQQMYSALAPTPPSMTPGPNPQSPQASFPSAQQTVYIHPQQVQHGYNPNHMAHVQQAHMQSGIVPSHHPAPTHPPMMLMATQGPPGGPQPPMPQSALNHIPVSSTTHFSYLAHPQVQLLTLGSHQNNSFVQPHHQQQL is encoded by the exons ATGTCAATGAAGGCCGGTGGAAATCGCAGCAAACCCGGTGGTGGCAACACCGCTGGTGCGACCGCCTCCGGAGCCGGAGGAAGCGGCGGGGGTAGACAGAATCTGGGCAG ggGAAGACATAGTGGTAAAGGTCCTATGGCT gtcATTTTCAATGGTGTATATGCAAATATGAGGATGGTCCATGTGTTGACTTCAGTGGTG GGGACCAAATGTGAGCTCAGAGTTAAAAACGGAGCTATTTATGAAGGAGTTTTTAAGACATATGGTCCAGAG TGTGACCTGGTGTTGGATGCTGCTCACAGAAAGAGCCCAGAGCCAAGCACAGGCCCCAGGAAAGAAGATATTGTAGAGAGCATCATTTTCAAGGCCTCTGATGTTGTTGTGGTGACCTTTAAAGATGTGGACTTGAATTTCGCCAGGAAAG TCTCCTCTGACACAG ACAACttcacagatgctgctgtgagcGGGAGAATCAATGGTGAGcacaaagagaaagatttaGAGCCCTGGGATGGAGGAGAGACCCACAACTCTGACAGCCTTGAGTCTCTGGACACAGATGTG TCAAACGGATGGGATCCCAACGACATGTTCAAGTTCAACGAGGAGAAGTATGGAGTCCTGTCTACTTATGACAGCAGCTTATCCACATATAC GGTCCCCTTAGAGCGTGATAACTCTGAAGCGTTCCTGAAGAGAGAAGCACGTGCTGCCCAGCTGGCAGAGGAGATCGAGGCCAGTGCCACATACAAGGCCCGTGTGGCCCTGGAGAACGATGAGCGCACTGATGAGGAAAAATACACTGCTGTGGTGCGAGGGGAGAGGGAGACTCACGCACTCAGCAG AGAGAACAAGTACATTCCTCCAGGTCAGAGGAACAGGGAAACAATGTCATGGGGGCCAGGACGCCAGAATTCACCTCGTCTGGGTCAGAGTTCAGCTGGAACCTCCACTCCTCGACAGGGACCTCACGATTACAGTCCCAGTTCTGGGGCTGACCAGAGGGTGGTTAATGGAG GTCCTCCCAGGATGTCTCCAAAATCTCAGCGGACACCTCGTTCCCACAGAGTACCACCTTCTCGAATCAGTGGCATTCCCCCTGGAGTGGACTTGATTTCCCACAGTGCACCTGGAGAGGTTTCAGCAACTCCACCAACCAGGAGTAGCTCTTCTGGAGGGACTTGGTCCTCAGTTGTCAGTGGAG CTCACAGACCTCGCTCACCCCGACAGAACAATGTGGGAGGAGCATCCCCTggctcctcctctctctcttcacCCCAGACAGGAACAGCTCCAACTGAAACCATGGCAACACTGACATCAGCTTCTTCCCCTACTGCTGCTAGTCCTGCCCCCAACATGATCACCTCTCCATCAGGGGATG CTAAGGAGTGTCGTGTCCAAGAGACAAGGCAGACATCGCCATCAGCAAATAAGGAGAACGTGAAGCCTTTGGATAGCTCCCCTAGTATTTCTAGACCAGTCTGTAAAG GACCCCCTTCAATGGCACCAgaccacagaaaacaaatagATAATTTGAAGAAATTTAGTGTAGATTTTAGA TTGCAGTCTAGTTCAAATCCAGAACCAGCCTTTGACCAGATGATGACCAAGCCTGTCAGAGATCCAGCAGAAAAGCCTAAAGACCTTCCCCTGGACAAGTCAACCACAGTGGGACGGGACAGTAGTGAAAATGGTGTTGTAGTCATTGCTGCTGGCACCCCTGGAGCTGCTCCTGCTTCATCCACTACCACTGCAAATACCAGTAAGCCTGGCAGCCCCGCTGCCCTGTCGCCTTCTCCTTCAGCACCGGACCAGAAGAGGGCGGGAATGGATGTGACATCACAAGGAGTTCAAACAACAGCCACGTCTACATTCAGTGGGCCCAAGCatgaagagaaggaggagaaaaaggaggCTGTTCAAGA tCAAGTTAGAAAATCAACCCTGAACCCAAATGCTAATGAGTTCAAACCCAGGTTTAACACACAG CCCAAACCAGCCAACACCCCAACGCCTCCCCGCCCTCAGGGCCAGCCCAGCCCCTCCATTGTGGTCCAGCAGCCTCCGGCTGTTTATGGTCAGACAGTCTGCTTCCCTCAGATGTATCCACTCACACCAGTCAGCCCCGGAGTCCAG AAAAGCATAATATGGAAG TCTCCAACCATGTACCAGGTGCCGATGCCTCATATGACAGTCAGCCAGTCTAAACCCTACAGACCAGGTAAAG TACCCAACATGCCCCAGCAGAGGTCAGACCAGCACCACCCGACTGGTACACCTACCATGATGCAcccagcaacagcagcagggCCACCTATTGTAGCAACGAACCCCGCCTACTCTGCACAGTACTTTACCTGCAGCCCGCAACAGTTCACTAGTCAGCCGCTTGTCCAGCAGATGCCACACTACCAATCACAA TTATGTGTCATTCAGCCACAGCACGTGTTCAGTCCAGTGATGCAGGGCAGTCCCAGGATGATGGCGCCTCCTACGCATGGCCAGCCTAGCCTTGTCTCCTCCTCAACTACACAGTACCCAGAGCAGACCCACACCATGTATG GGCCAATGCCTCAGCAGTACCCCCACCCTAGTGCTACCTTACACCCTCACCCACAGCACCCTCAGCCCTCTGCTACTCCTACAGGCCAAGCCCAGCAAAGTGGTCCTCCACAGCATGGAGGACCCCCCAGCCACCCCGCTGCCAGCCCAGTACAGCACCCTCAGCACCCACAGGCAGCAGCAG cagcagcagcagcagctcaggcCCTGCACCTGGCCAACCAGCCCCCACAGCAGCAGATGTACTCGGCCTTAGCTCCCACGCCCCCCTCCATGACACCTGGGCCAAACCCACAGTCTCCACAGGCATCATTCCCCTCTGCTCAGCAGACTGTCTACATCCACCCGCAGCAGGTGCAGCACGGCTACAACCCCAACCACATGGCACACGTGCAGCAG GCACATATGCAGTCCGGTATAGTGCCATCTCACCACCCGGCACCCACCCACCCCCCTATGATGCTGATGGCTACCCAGGGTCCTCCAGGGGGTCCACAGCCTCCTATGCCTCAGTCTGCCCTCAACCACATCCCTGTTTCCTCCACAACACATTTCTCCTACTTGGCACATCCACAAG TTCAGCTACTAACACTGGGCAGCCATCAGAATAACAGCTTTG TGCAGcctcatcatcagcagcagctgtag
- the atxn2 gene encoding ataxin-2 isoform X14, which yields MAVIFNGVYANMRMVHVLTSVVGTKCELRVKNGAIYEGVFKTYGPECDLVLDAAHRKSPEPSTGPRKEDIVESIIFKASDVVVVTFKDVDLNFARKVSSDTDNFTDAAVSGRINGEHKEKDLEPWDGGETHNSDSLESLDTDVSNGWDPNDMFKFNEEKYGVLSTYDSSLSTYTVPLERDNSEAFLKREARAAQLAEEIEASATYKARVALENDERTDEEKYTAVVRGERETHALSRENKYIPPGQRNRETMSWGPGRQNSPRLGQSSAGTSTPRQGPHDYSPSSGADQRVVNGGSSHWPSPCPSPSSRPPSRYQSGPSSLPPRATTPTRPPSRPPSRPSRPPSHSSHPSYPSSSSSFSHHGPTSPASTLPKRMSSEGPPRMSPKSQRTPRSHRVPPSRISGIPPGVDLISHSAPGEVSATPPTRSSSSGGTWSSVVSGAHRPRSPRQNNVGGASPGSSSLSSPQTGTAPTETMATLTSASSPTAASPAPNMITSPSGDAKECRVQETRQTSPSANKENVKPLDSSPSISRPVCKGPPSMAPDHRKQIDNLKKFSVDFRLQSSSNPEPAFDQMMTKPVRDPAEKPKDLPLDKSTTVGRDSSENGVVVIAAGTPGAAPASSTTTANTSKPGSPAALSPSPSAPDQKRAGMDVTSQGVQTTATSTFSGPKHEEKEEKKEAVQDQVRKSTLNPNANEFKPRFNTQPKPANTPTPPRPQGQPSPSIVVQQPPAVYGQTVCFPQMYPLTPVSPGVQKSIIWKSPTMYQVPMPHMTVSQSKPYRPGKVPNMPQQRSDQHHPTGTPTMMHPATAAGPPIVATNPAYSAQYFTCSPQQFTSQPLVQQMPHYQSQLCVIQPQHVFSPVMQGSPRMMAPPTHGQPSLVSSSTTQYPEQTHTMYGPMPQQYPHPSATLHPHPQHPQPSATPTGQAQQSGPPQHGGPPSHPAASPVQHPQHPQAAAAAAAAAQALHLANQPPQQQMYSALAPTPPSMTPGPNPQSPQASFPSAQQTVYIHPQQVQHGYNPNHMAHVQQAHMQSGIVPSHHPAPTHPPMMLMATQGPPGGPQPPMPQSALNHIPVSSTTHFSYLAHPQVQLLTLGSHQNNSFVQPHHQQQL from the exons ATGGCT gtcATTTTCAATGGTGTATATGCAAATATGAGGATGGTCCATGTGTTGACTTCAGTGGTG GGGACCAAATGTGAGCTCAGAGTTAAAAACGGAGCTATTTATGAAGGAGTTTTTAAGACATATGGTCCAGAG TGTGACCTGGTGTTGGATGCTGCTCACAGAAAGAGCCCAGAGCCAAGCACAGGCCCCAGGAAAGAAGATATTGTAGAGAGCATCATTTTCAAGGCCTCTGATGTTGTTGTGGTGACCTTTAAAGATGTGGACTTGAATTTCGCCAGGAAAG TCTCCTCTGACACAG ACAACttcacagatgctgctgtgagcGGGAGAATCAATGGTGAGcacaaagagaaagatttaGAGCCCTGGGATGGAGGAGAGACCCACAACTCTGACAGCCTTGAGTCTCTGGACACAGATGTG TCAAACGGATGGGATCCCAACGACATGTTCAAGTTCAACGAGGAGAAGTATGGAGTCCTGTCTACTTATGACAGCAGCTTATCCACATATAC GGTCCCCTTAGAGCGTGATAACTCTGAAGCGTTCCTGAAGAGAGAAGCACGTGCTGCCCAGCTGGCAGAGGAGATCGAGGCCAGTGCCACATACAAGGCCCGTGTGGCCCTGGAGAACGATGAGCGCACTGATGAGGAAAAATACACTGCTGTGGTGCGAGGGGAGAGGGAGACTCACGCACTCAGCAG AGAGAACAAGTACATTCCTCCAGGTCAGAGGAACAGGGAAACAATGTCATGGGGGCCAGGACGCCAGAATTCACCTCGTCTGGGTCAGAGTTCAGCTGGAACCTCCACTCCTCGACAGGGACCTCACGATTACAGTCCCAGTTCTGGGGCTGACCAGAGGGTGGTTAATGGAG GTTCATCCCATTGGCCCTCACCCTGTCCGTCTCCTTCCTCTCGTCCCCCCTCTCGTTACCAGTCTGGCCCCTCTTCCCTGCCTCCTCGGGCGACCACGCCCACCAGACCACCCTCCAGACCCCCTTCTCGACCTTCCAGGCCTCCCTCTCATTCATCTCATCCCTCCTatccttcctcttcatcctccttttCTCACCATGGGCCCACGTCGCCAGCCTCCACTCTGCCCAAACGCATGTCTTCAGAAG GTCCTCCCAGGATGTCTCCAAAATCTCAGCGGACACCTCGTTCCCACAGAGTACCACCTTCTCGAATCAGTGGCATTCCCCCTGGAGTGGACTTGATTTCCCACAGTGCACCTGGAGAGGTTTCAGCAACTCCACCAACCAGGAGTAGCTCTTCTGGAGGGACTTGGTCCTCAGTTGTCAGTGGAG CTCACAGACCTCGCTCACCCCGACAGAACAATGTGGGAGGAGCATCCCCTggctcctcctctctctcttcacCCCAGACAGGAACAGCTCCAACTGAAACCATGGCAACACTGACATCAGCTTCTTCCCCTACTGCTGCTAGTCCTGCCCCCAACATGATCACCTCTCCATCAGGGGATG CTAAGGAGTGTCGTGTCCAAGAGACAAGGCAGACATCGCCATCAGCAAATAAGGAGAACGTGAAGCCTTTGGATAGCTCCCCTAGTATTTCTAGACCAGTCTGTAAAG GACCCCCTTCAATGGCACCAgaccacagaaaacaaatagATAATTTGAAGAAATTTAGTGTAGATTTTAGA TTGCAGTCTAGTTCAAATCCAGAACCAGCCTTTGACCAGATGATGACCAAGCCTGTCAGAGATCCAGCAGAAAAGCCTAAAGACCTTCCCCTGGACAAGTCAACCACAGTGGGACGGGACAGTAGTGAAAATGGTGTTGTAGTCATTGCTGCTGGCACCCCTGGAGCTGCTCCTGCTTCATCCACTACCACTGCAAATACCAGTAAGCCTGGCAGCCCCGCTGCCCTGTCGCCTTCTCCTTCAGCACCGGACCAGAAGAGGGCGGGAATGGATGTGACATCACAAGGAGTTCAAACAACAGCCACGTCTACATTCAGTGGGCCCAAGCatgaagagaaggaggagaaaaaggaggCTGTTCAAGA tCAAGTTAGAAAATCAACCCTGAACCCAAATGCTAATGAGTTCAAACCCAGGTTTAACACACAG CCCAAACCAGCCAACACCCCAACGCCTCCCCGCCCTCAGGGCCAGCCCAGCCCCTCCATTGTGGTCCAGCAGCCTCCGGCTGTTTATGGTCAGACAGTCTGCTTCCCTCAGATGTATCCACTCACACCAGTCAGCCCCGGAGTCCAG AAAAGCATAATATGGAAG TCTCCAACCATGTACCAGGTGCCGATGCCTCATATGACAGTCAGCCAGTCTAAACCCTACAGACCAGGTAAAG TACCCAACATGCCCCAGCAGAGGTCAGACCAGCACCACCCGACTGGTACACCTACCATGATGCAcccagcaacagcagcagggCCACCTATTGTAGCAACGAACCCCGCCTACTCTGCACAGTACTTTACCTGCAGCCCGCAACAGTTCACTAGTCAGCCGCTTGTCCAGCAGATGCCACACTACCAATCACAA TTATGTGTCATTCAGCCACAGCACGTGTTCAGTCCAGTGATGCAGGGCAGTCCCAGGATGATGGCGCCTCCTACGCATGGCCAGCCTAGCCTTGTCTCCTCCTCAACTACACAGTACCCAGAGCAGACCCACACCATGTATG GGCCAATGCCTCAGCAGTACCCCCACCCTAGTGCTACCTTACACCCTCACCCACAGCACCCTCAGCCCTCTGCTACTCCTACAGGCCAAGCCCAGCAAAGTGGTCCTCCACAGCATGGAGGACCCCCCAGCCACCCCGCTGCCAGCCCAGTACAGCACCCTCAGCACCCACAGGCAGCAGCAG cagcagcagcagcagctcaggcCCTGCACCTGGCCAACCAGCCCCCACAGCAGCAGATGTACTCGGCCTTAGCTCCCACGCCCCCCTCCATGACACCTGGGCCAAACCCACAGTCTCCACAGGCATCATTCCCCTCTGCTCAGCAGACTGTCTACATCCACCCGCAGCAGGTGCAGCACGGCTACAACCCCAACCACATGGCACACGTGCAGCAG GCACATATGCAGTCCGGTATAGTGCCATCTCACCACCCGGCACCCACCCACCCCCCTATGATGCTGATGGCTACCCAGGGTCCTCCAGGGGGTCCACAGCCTCCTATGCCTCAGTCTGCCCTCAACCACATCCCTGTTTCCTCCACAACACATTTCTCCTACTTGGCACATCCACAAG TTCAGCTACTAACACTGGGCAGCCATCAGAATAACAGCTTTG TGCAGcctcatcatcagcagcagctgtag
- the atxn2 gene encoding ataxin-2 isoform X1 produces the protein MSMKAGGNRSKPGGGNTAGATASGAGGSGGGRQNLGRGRHSGKGPMAVIFNGVYANMRMVHVLTSVVGTKCELRVKNGAIYEGVFKTYGPECDLVLDAAHRKSPEPSTGPRKEDIVESIIFKASDVVVVTFKDVDLNFARKVSSDTDNFTDAAVSGRINGEHKEKDLEPWDGGETHNSDSLESLDTDVSNGWDPNDMFKFNEEKYGVLSTYDSSLSTYTVPLERDNSEAFLKREARAAQLAEEIEASATYKARVALENDERTDEEKYTAVVRGERETHALSRENKYIPPGQRNRETMSWGPGRQNSPRLGQSSAGTSTPRQGPHDYSPSSGADQRVVNGGSSHWPSPCPSPSSRPPSRYQSGPSSLPPRATTPTRPPSRPPSRPSRPPSHSSHPSYPSSSSSFSHHGPTSPASTLPKRMSSEGPPRMSPKSQRTPRSHRVPPSRISGIPPGVDLISHSAPGEVSATPPTRSSSSGGTWSSVVSGAHRPRSPRQNNVGGASPGSSSLSSPQTGTAPTETMATLTSASSPTAASPAPNMITSPSGDAKECRVQETRQTSPSANKENVKPLDSSPSISRPVCKGPPSMAPDHRKQIDNLKKFSVDFRLQSSSNPEPAFDQMMTKPVRDPAEKPKDLPLDKSTTVGRDSSENGVVVIAAGTPGAAPASSTTTANTSKPGSPAALSPSPSAPDQKRAGMDVTSQGVQTTATSTFSGPKHEEKEEKKEAVQDQVRKSTLNPNANEFKPRFNTQPKPANTPTPPRPQGQPSPSIVVQQPPAVYGQTVCFPQMYPLTPVSPGVQKSIIWKSPTMYQVPMPHMTVSQSKPYRPGKVPNMPQQRSDQHHPTGTPTMMHPATAAGPPIVATNPAYSAQYFTCSPQQFTSQPLVQQMPHYQSQLCVIQPQHVFSPVMQGSPRMMAPPTHGQPSLVSSSTTQYPEQTHTMYGPMPQQYPHPSATLHPHPQHPQPSATPTGQAQQSGPPQHGGPPSHPAASPVQHPQHPQAAAAAAAAAQALHLANQPPQQQMYSALAPTPPSMTPGPNPQSPQASFPSAQQTVYIHPQQVQHGYNPNHMAHVQQAHMQSGIVPSHHPAPTHPPMMLMATQGPPGGPQPPMPQSALNHIPVSSTTHFSYLAHPQVQLLTLGSHQNNSFVQPHHQQQL, from the exons ATGTCAATGAAGGCCGGTGGAAATCGCAGCAAACCCGGTGGTGGCAACACCGCTGGTGCGACCGCCTCCGGAGCCGGAGGAAGCGGCGGGGGTAGACAGAATCTGGGCAG ggGAAGACATAGTGGTAAAGGTCCTATGGCT gtcATTTTCAATGGTGTATATGCAAATATGAGGATGGTCCATGTGTTGACTTCAGTGGTG GGGACCAAATGTGAGCTCAGAGTTAAAAACGGAGCTATTTATGAAGGAGTTTTTAAGACATATGGTCCAGAG TGTGACCTGGTGTTGGATGCTGCTCACAGAAAGAGCCCAGAGCCAAGCACAGGCCCCAGGAAAGAAGATATTGTAGAGAGCATCATTTTCAAGGCCTCTGATGTTGTTGTGGTGACCTTTAAAGATGTGGACTTGAATTTCGCCAGGAAAG TCTCCTCTGACACAG ACAACttcacagatgctgctgtgagcGGGAGAATCAATGGTGAGcacaaagagaaagatttaGAGCCCTGGGATGGAGGAGAGACCCACAACTCTGACAGCCTTGAGTCTCTGGACACAGATGTG TCAAACGGATGGGATCCCAACGACATGTTCAAGTTCAACGAGGAGAAGTATGGAGTCCTGTCTACTTATGACAGCAGCTTATCCACATATAC GGTCCCCTTAGAGCGTGATAACTCTGAAGCGTTCCTGAAGAGAGAAGCACGTGCTGCCCAGCTGGCAGAGGAGATCGAGGCCAGTGCCACATACAAGGCCCGTGTGGCCCTGGAGAACGATGAGCGCACTGATGAGGAAAAATACACTGCTGTGGTGCGAGGGGAGAGGGAGACTCACGCACTCAGCAG AGAGAACAAGTACATTCCTCCAGGTCAGAGGAACAGGGAAACAATGTCATGGGGGCCAGGACGCCAGAATTCACCTCGTCTGGGTCAGAGTTCAGCTGGAACCTCCACTCCTCGACAGGGACCTCACGATTACAGTCCCAGTTCTGGGGCTGACCAGAGGGTGGTTAATGGAG GTTCATCCCATTGGCCCTCACCCTGTCCGTCTCCTTCCTCTCGTCCCCCCTCTCGTTACCAGTCTGGCCCCTCTTCCCTGCCTCCTCGGGCGACCACGCCCACCAGACCACCCTCCAGACCCCCTTCTCGACCTTCCAGGCCTCCCTCTCATTCATCTCATCCCTCCTatccttcctcttcatcctccttttCTCACCATGGGCCCACGTCGCCAGCCTCCACTCTGCCCAAACGCATGTCTTCAGAAG GTCCTCCCAGGATGTCTCCAAAATCTCAGCGGACACCTCGTTCCCACAGAGTACCACCTTCTCGAATCAGTGGCATTCCCCCTGGAGTGGACTTGATTTCCCACAGTGCACCTGGAGAGGTTTCAGCAACTCCACCAACCAGGAGTAGCTCTTCTGGAGGGACTTGGTCCTCAGTTGTCAGTGGAG CTCACAGACCTCGCTCACCCCGACAGAACAATGTGGGAGGAGCATCCCCTggctcctcctctctctcttcacCCCAGACAGGAACAGCTCCAACTGAAACCATGGCAACACTGACATCAGCTTCTTCCCCTACTGCTGCTAGTCCTGCCCCCAACATGATCACCTCTCCATCAGGGGATG CTAAGGAGTGTCGTGTCCAAGAGACAAGGCAGACATCGCCATCAGCAAATAAGGAGAACGTGAAGCCTTTGGATAGCTCCCCTAGTATTTCTAGACCAGTCTGTAAAG GACCCCCTTCAATGGCACCAgaccacagaaaacaaatagATAATTTGAAGAAATTTAGTGTAGATTTTAGA TTGCAGTCTAGTTCAAATCCAGAACCAGCCTTTGACCAGATGATGACCAAGCCTGTCAGAGATCCAGCAGAAAAGCCTAAAGACCTTCCCCTGGACAAGTCAACCACAGTGGGACGGGACAGTAGTGAAAATGGTGTTGTAGTCATTGCTGCTGGCACCCCTGGAGCTGCTCCTGCTTCATCCACTACCACTGCAAATACCAGTAAGCCTGGCAGCCCCGCTGCCCTGTCGCCTTCTCCTTCAGCACCGGACCAGAAGAGGGCGGGAATGGATGTGACATCACAAGGAGTTCAAACAACAGCCACGTCTACATTCAGTGGGCCCAAGCatgaagagaaggaggagaaaaaggaggCTGTTCAAGA tCAAGTTAGAAAATCAACCCTGAACCCAAATGCTAATGAGTTCAAACCCAGGTTTAACACACAG CCCAAACCAGCCAACACCCCAACGCCTCCCCGCCCTCAGGGCCAGCCCAGCCCCTCCATTGTGGTCCAGCAGCCTCCGGCTGTTTATGGTCAGACAGTCTGCTTCCCTCAGATGTATCCACTCACACCAGTCAGCCCCGGAGTCCAG AAAAGCATAATATGGAAG TCTCCAACCATGTACCAGGTGCCGATGCCTCATATGACAGTCAGCCAGTCTAAACCCTACAGACCAGGTAAAG TACCCAACATGCCCCAGCAGAGGTCAGACCAGCACCACCCGACTGGTACACCTACCATGATGCAcccagcaacagcagcagggCCACCTATTGTAGCAACGAACCCCGCCTACTCTGCACAGTACTTTACCTGCAGCCCGCAACAGTTCACTAGTCAGCCGCTTGTCCAGCAGATGCCACACTACCAATCACAA TTATGTGTCATTCAGCCACAGCACGTGTTCAGTCCAGTGATGCAGGGCAGTCCCAGGATGATGGCGCCTCCTACGCATGGCCAGCCTAGCCTTGTCTCCTCCTCAACTACACAGTACCCAGAGCAGACCCACACCATGTATG GGCCAATGCCTCAGCAGTACCCCCACCCTAGTGCTACCTTACACCCTCACCCACAGCACCCTCAGCCCTCTGCTACTCCTACAGGCCAAGCCCAGCAAAGTGGTCCTCCACAGCATGGAGGACCCCCCAGCCACCCCGCTGCCAGCCCAGTACAGCACCCTCAGCACCCACAGGCAGCAGCAG cagcagcagcagcagctcaggcCCTGCACCTGGCCAACCAGCCCCCACAGCAGCAGATGTACTCGGCCTTAGCTCCCACGCCCCCCTCCATGACACCTGGGCCAAACCCACAGTCTCCACAGGCATCATTCCCCTCTGCTCAGCAGACTGTCTACATCCACCCGCAGCAGGTGCAGCACGGCTACAACCCCAACCACATGGCACACGTGCAGCAG GCACATATGCAGTCCGGTATAGTGCCATCTCACCACCCGGCACCCACCCACCCCCCTATGATGCTGATGGCTACCCAGGGTCCTCCAGGGGGTCCACAGCCTCCTATGCCTCAGTCTGCCCTCAACCACATCCCTGTTTCCTCCACAACACATTTCTCCTACTTGGCACATCCACAAG TTCAGCTACTAACACTGGGCAGCCATCAGAATAACAGCTTTG TGCAGcctcatcatcagcagcagctgtag